The Polyangium aurulentum genomic interval TCCTCGGTTATCGGGTGCTCTTCGAGCGGGAGATCGAGGTCGCTTCGCAGCCGGCCCTCGACGTGGGCGCGCGCTGGCGCGCCGATAGTGGCGAGATTGTATACGTGCGTCGAACCCACCTCGCGCTGGGGGAGACGTGGCTCATCATCACCGGCGAGGCGCCCATCATCGAGCGCGAGTTCTGCGACGCGTACATCGATCACGTCCTCGCCTCGCTCCAGCTCCGCGCGTAGCGCAAGCTGGAACTATCATTGCCGGGCCGAACCCAGGAGGAGCGTCATGTCAGAAGACCGGATCCAGCGGAAGAGCGATCTCCACCCCCGGGTGACCTCGTGAAGGCGCGGGAGGCGGCGCGGGCCCGCAAGAGCCCGAAGGCCGGCAAACCCGAGAAAAAATCCGGCACGGCTCGCGAGCCGCCGCCCGAGATCATCGCGGCCGCGCAGCAAACCGAGCGTGAGACGGGCGTGCCCACGTCGGCCACGCTGGGCCAGTGGGCGGTCGAGAGCGGCGGCGGAAAGCACACGCCGGGAAACAACCCTTTCGGCATCAAGGCGCGCGAGGGCCAGCCCTACCTTTTGCTGTGGACCAAAGAGAAGGCCAAGAACGGCAGCGGCCTCGTGAGGGTGCAGCAGAAGTTCCGCAAGTACGATAGCCTGGACGACGCCTTCCGCGCCCGCGGCGAGCTGCTCAGCAAGCGCTATCCCATCGCCATGGCGCACAAGGACGACCCCGACGCGTTCGTCGCCGGGCTCCAGGCCGACCCCAAACACAGTTACG includes:
- a CDS encoding glucosaminidase domain-containing protein: MKAREAARARKSPKAGKPEKKSGTAREPPPEIIAAAQQTERETGVPTSATLGQWAVESGGGKHTPGNNPFGIKAREGQPYLLLWTKEKAKNGSGLVRVQQKFRKYDSLDDAFRARGELLSKRYPIAMAHKDDPDAFVAGLQADPKHSYATDPNYVSKVTGTMKRNNYYQYDLKNSNSTTKRNNDASLRVIDGEPSVMLGTDKRMAAHVQSPHTGGGKIIEGSSTVFVGNKQLAFARYGDTTNDQYQVVQDVQDNVLVG
- a CDS encoding DcrB-related protein → MGSFYMNEAMFDLPEAGFIDRTVTYLVGSSPGGNGVLLLVERRPLPVDTSLRQVVDALGKDAMTRFLGYRVLFEREIEVASQPALDVGARWRADSGEIVYVRRTHLALGETWLIITGEAPIIEREFCDAYIDHVLASLQLRA